The sequence TTTCAACATGCTGAGAAATTGCTTGTCCAGGCATAGCTTTTTCAAAGATAACGCGAAGCGCGCCTTTGTTGCCGTGCGCGGAAGCGACTTTTCCTTTAATGGTATTCTTTGCGGAAGTCGTGTAAACAACTGGTTTACCAACAAGCTTTGCAGCTTCTTCTCTCTTGGAGAGTCCTGCGTTGACGATCATGTGATTGTGGTACATGGTCTTCATGCCCACG comes from Candidatus Woesearchaeota archaeon and encodes:
- a CDS encoding 50S ribosomal protein L35ae, which encodes MKGTIVNFRVGMKTMYHNHMIVNAGLSKREEAAKLVGKPVVYTTSAKNTIKGKVASAHGNKGALRVIFEKAMPGQAISQHVEIL